The Candidatus Binataceae bacterium genome has a window encoding:
- the typA gene encoding translational GTPase TypA, producing the protein MAIVAHVDHGKTTLVDAMLQQSGVFRANENVQERVMDSFALERERGITIMAKNTSITWGETRINIVDTPGHSDFGGEVERTISMVDGILLLVDACEGPLPQTRFVLKKALEAGLPAIVCINKIDRSDARTPEVLDEIYDLFIDLEAREDQLDFPVFYTNARAGTATAKRDVSGTDLAPLFDAIVAHLPGPEVQTGGVVQFQANNLDYDDYVGRLAIGRLIGGSLVAGGTYSLCRLDDSRVTVKVSRLYCWRGLKRIEVPRSDAGDIVIVAGVEDMAIGETISDLENPQPLPRIRIDEPTVAITFSVNNSPWAGREGDYVTSRKLGERLELEARRNVSVKIDQLTPDSWRMLGRGELQLAVIVETMRREGYELQVSRPTVVTREVGGEKHEPMELLVVDIPEEHIGTVTQMLSTRKAKMRTMVTHAGGRARLEYDIPARGLIGFRGRFLESTRGSGVMHSIFNGYGPWCGTIMSRANGAMVSDREGVATPYAIFHLQERGRFFVAPGQPVYEGMIVGEYSREINLPVNVCREKKLSNMRAVGHDEAVRVSPPRVMSLDLALEWIDEEELVEVTPKSVRMRNRVLKTALRNKHRVGFAESAAVEMAESNS; encoded by the coding sequence TTGGCGATCGTTGCCCACGTCGACCACGGCAAGACCACCCTGGTCGACGCGATGCTTCAACAGTCGGGAGTATTTCGCGCCAACGAGAACGTGCAGGAACGGGTGATGGATTCGTTTGCGCTCGAACGCGAGCGTGGCATCACCATCATGGCGAAAAACACTTCGATCACCTGGGGTGAAACGCGAATCAACATCGTCGACACTCCCGGGCATTCCGATTTTGGCGGTGAAGTGGAGCGCACCATCTCGATGGTCGACGGCATTCTTCTGCTGGTCGACGCTTGCGAGGGCCCGCTGCCGCAAACCCGCTTCGTGCTGAAAAAGGCGCTCGAGGCAGGACTGCCCGCGATCGTCTGCATCAACAAGATCGACCGGTCCGACGCGCGCACGCCGGAGGTGTTGGATGAGATCTACGACCTGTTCATCGACCTCGAAGCGCGCGAAGACCAGCTCGATTTCCCGGTCTTCTATACCAACGCCCGGGCCGGGACGGCGACCGCGAAGCGCGACGTCTCGGGCACCGATCTCGCGCCGCTCTTCGATGCGATTGTGGCGCATCTACCCGGTCCGGAGGTGCAGACCGGTGGGGTCGTGCAGTTTCAAGCCAACAACCTCGACTACGATGACTACGTCGGACGATTGGCAATCGGACGACTGATCGGTGGTTCTCTCGTCGCGGGCGGCACCTATTCCCTGTGCCGTCTCGATGACTCGCGCGTGACCGTGAAGGTAAGCCGGTTGTATTGCTGGCGCGGGCTCAAGCGTATAGAGGTGCCGCGCTCGGACGCAGGCGATATCGTCATCGTAGCCGGGGTGGAGGACATGGCGATCGGTGAGACGATATCGGATTTAGAAAACCCGCAGCCGCTGCCGCGGATTCGCATCGATGAGCCGACCGTCGCGATAACGTTTTCGGTAAACAACTCGCCATGGGCGGGACGCGAGGGCGACTACGTCACCTCCCGCAAGCTAGGCGAACGCCTCGAGCTCGAGGCGCGTCGCAACGTCAGTGTCAAAATTGATCAATTGACTCCGGACTCCTGGCGCATGCTGGGTCGCGGCGAATTGCAGCTCGCGGTAATCGTGGAAACCATGCGCCGCGAGGGTTACGAGTTGCAGGTATCTCGCCCCACCGTGGTCACCCGGGAAGTCGGCGGCGAGAAGCATGAACCGATGGAGCTGCTGGTTGTGGATATCCCCGAAGAGCACATCGGGACTGTCACCCAAATGCTCTCCACGCGCAAAGCCAAAATGCGCACCATGGTGACCCACGCAGGGGGTCGTGCGCGGCTTGAGTATGATATTCCGGCGCGCGGCCTGATCGGGTTTCGCGGCCGCTTCTTGGAGAGCACACGTGGTAGCGGCGTGATGCATTCGATCTTTAACGGCTACGGCCCGTGGTGCGGAACCATCATGTCGCGCGCGAACGGTGCGATGGTCTCCGATCGAGAGGGAGTTGCGACCCCATACGCCATCTTCCATCTGCAAGAACGAGGCCGCTTCTTTGTCGCGCCCGGCCAGCCAGTCTACGAAGGCATGATTGTCGGCGAATACTCGCGAGAGATAAATCTGCCGGTCAACGTCTGCCGGGAAAAGAAACTCAGCAACATGCGGGCCGTAGGCCACGACGAGGCTGTTCGCGTCAGCCCCCCTCGCGTCATGAGCCTAGATCTGGCTTTGGAATGGATCGACGAGGAGGAGTTAGTCGAGGTCACGCCCAAGTCGGTCCGTATGAGGAACCGGGTGCTTAAGACCGCCCTACGCAACAAACATCGCGTGGGCTTTGCTGAGTCAGCGGCCGTGGAAATGGCCGAGAGTAACTCCTGA
- the pgl gene encoding 6-phosphogluconolactonase → MGEPKITILDDPQSVYVHAAEEITHFSGEDICTHAQFTIALSGGSTPAAIYDLLATRFRLSVDWKEVQFWWGDERCVPPNDQQSNYAMADRTLLSHLELQPEQVHRIRGELTPAEAAQAYEQELRSAFSLADGEFPRFGLVMLGLGGNRHTLSLFPGHKAAIQETRRLVVADEVEATPRPRVTFTPPVANHAQRAMFVATGKEKAEAVRDVIVGPHDPLKFPAQIIEPSDGELIWLLDKAAASLLPKG, encoded by the coding sequence ATGGGCGAACCGAAAATAACCATCCTCGACGATCCGCAGTCGGTCTATGTCCACGCCGCGGAGGAGATCACGCACTTCTCCGGCGAGGACATCTGCACGCACGCTCAATTCACGATCGCGCTGTCCGGCGGCTCCACTCCCGCGGCGATCTATGACCTGCTGGCAACGCGGTTCAGGTTGAGTGTCGACTGGAAGGAAGTTCAGTTCTGGTGGGGCGACGAGCGTTGCGTTCCCCCGAACGACCAGCAGTCAAACTACGCGATGGCGGATCGAACCCTCCTAAGCCATCTGGAGTTGCAGCCGGAGCAGGTCCATCGGATACGCGGCGAGCTGACGCCCGCGGAAGCAGCGCAGGCCTACGAGCAGGAATTGAGAAGCGCGTTTTCGTTGGCAGACGGAGAATTTCCGCGTTTCGGTCTAGTGATGCTCGGGCTAGGCGGCAACCGCCACACGCTGTCGCTTTTTCCCGGCCACAAAGCAGCCATCCAGGAGACACGAAGGCTGGTGGTGGCCGACGAGGTCGAGGCGACGCCCCGTCCGCGGGTTACTTTCACGCCCCCGGTTGCCAACCATGCGCAGCGCGCGATGTTCGTCGCAACCGGAAAGGAAAAAGCCGAAGCGGTGCGCGATGTGATTGTGGGCCCGCACGACCCGCTGAAATTTCCGGCCCAAATAATCGAGCCGTCGGATGGCGAGCTAATCTGGCTGCTGGATAAAGCCGCGGCCAGCTTGCTGCCGAAAGGCTGA
- the fabF gene encoding beta-ketoacyl-ACP synthase II, translating to MRRMLDRRVVVTGLGLVTPLGTGIEKNWEALVAGRSAAGPITKFDASQFPVRIAAEVKDFKPEDWIEKRDIKKMDPFIQYVYAAAAQAMEQSGYQVTEENADSFGVLVGVGIGGLTTVEETHKEVLRSGIKHMSPFFIPKLISNLGPGHISIRYGARGPTFATTSACASGSHAIGETYRMIKLGILDAGIVGGTEAAVTALGVGGFIAMRALSTRNEEPERASRPFDKDRDGFLMAEGGAAMVIEEREAAIARGAKILGEVCGYGTNSDAHHITAPAPEGRVIAKCMGMCLEGNDLDPNEVDYINAHGTSTAQGDVAETQGIKRVFGERAAKIAVSSTKSMTGHTLGAAGAIESVFTVLAIERGIIPPTINQEHPDPECDLDYVPNRARPAKIRIALNNSFGFGGTNTTLAFRAA from the coding sequence ATGAGAAGAATGTTGGATCGCCGCGTGGTCGTGACCGGGCTTGGCCTGGTGACACCGCTCGGGACCGGAATTGAAAAGAATTGGGAGGCGCTCGTCGCGGGACGGTCGGCCGCAGGCCCTATCACCAAATTCGATGCATCTCAGTTTCCGGTCCGAATCGCCGCGGAAGTGAAGGACTTCAAGCCGGAGGACTGGATCGAGAAGCGCGACATCAAGAAGATGGACCCGTTCATCCAGTACGTCTACGCCGCAGCCGCGCAGGCCATGGAACAGTCGGGCTACCAGGTCACCGAGGAGAACGCCGACTCCTTCGGCGTGCTGGTCGGGGTGGGGATTGGCGGCCTGACCACGGTAGAAGAGACGCACAAGGAAGTTCTCAGGTCCGGGATCAAGCACATGAGCCCGTTCTTTATTCCCAAACTGATTTCCAATCTCGGACCGGGGCACATTTCGATCCGCTATGGTGCGCGCGGACCCACCTTCGCCACCACCAGCGCGTGCGCATCTGGCAGTCACGCGATTGGGGAGACCTACCGGATGATCAAGCTCGGCATCCTTGACGCCGGAATAGTCGGCGGGACCGAGGCCGCGGTCACCGCGCTGGGGGTAGGCGGCTTCATCGCAATGCGCGCGCTCTCCACGCGCAATGAGGAGCCGGAGCGCGCGAGCCGACCGTTCGACAAGGATCGCGATGGTTTCCTGATGGCCGAAGGGGGCGCGGCGATGGTGATCGAGGAGCGCGAAGCCGCTATCGCCCGCGGCGCTAAAATCCTCGGGGAAGTCTGCGGCTACGGGACCAACTCCGACGCGCATCACATTACCGCACCGGCGCCCGAGGGGCGCGTCATCGCGAAATGCATGGGCATGTGCCTGGAAGGGAACGATCTCGATCCTAACGAGGTCGACTACATCAACGCGCACGGCACCTCGACTGCGCAGGGTGACGTCGCAGAAACCCAGGGCATCAAACGCGTGTTCGGCGAGCGCGCGGCCAAGATCGCGGTCAGTTCGACCAAGTCGATGACCGGACATACGCTGGGCGCCGCTGGCGCCATCGAGTCGGTGTTCACGGTATTGGCGATCGAACGCGGAATCATTCCACCCACCATCAACCAGGAACATCCCGATCCGGAGTGCGATCTCGACTACGTTCCCAACCGGGCGCGGCCCGCCAAGATTCGCATCGCGCTCAATAACTCATTTGGGTTCGGCGGCACCAACACCACGCTGGCCTTCCGAGCTGCGTGA
- a CDS encoding beta-ketoacyl-ACP synthase III: MGSRIVATGRALPRTAVSNQELQRFMDTSDEWIKSRTGIGTRYTLRSGESLAEIATTASRTAIDRAGIKASDLDAIIVGTVSSEYAFPSFACQIQTRLGVDSIPAFDVAAACSGFVYALSVADTSMRAGDFRRVLVVGTDALSTFVDWTDRRTAVLFGDGAGAAVLVSEPGNRGVLASLLRSSGKHWELLSCRATGVRGPLDSEVRRESEDAIKMKGPELFKIAVKSMEEVCRQVADRAGIELDDVNLVVGHQANRRIINAVAERLGVAVEKVFINVDRYGNTSAASVPIALDEAIEQGRVHDGDLVMLNACGGGLTWGANLLRW; this comes from the coding sequence ATGGGTTCCAGAATTGTTGCAACCGGCCGTGCCCTGCCCCGCACTGCGGTCTCCAACCAGGAGCTCCAGCGGTTCATGGACACCTCCGATGAGTGGATAAAGTCGCGGACCGGAATTGGTACCCGCTATACGCTGCGGTCCGGCGAATCGCTCGCGGAGATCGCCACCACCGCCAGCCGCACGGCGATCGATCGCGCCGGAATCAAGGCCAGCGACCTCGACGCTATCATCGTGGGCACGGTCTCTTCCGAGTACGCGTTTCCTTCCTTTGCCTGCCAGATTCAGACCCGGCTGGGAGTCGATTCGATCCCCGCATTCGACGTAGCCGCGGCATGCTCGGGCTTCGTGTACGCGCTGAGCGTGGCGGATACTTCCATGCGGGCGGGCGATTTCCGACGCGTGCTGGTGGTCGGCACCGATGCGTTGTCGACCTTCGTTGATTGGACCGATCGCCGCACTGCCGTGTTGTTTGGCGACGGAGCCGGGGCCGCGGTGCTGGTCTCGGAGCCGGGCAATCGCGGCGTGCTCGCAAGCCTGCTCAGATCGTCGGGGAAACACTGGGAGCTGCTCTCGTGCCGCGCCACTGGCGTGCGCGGCCCGCTGGACTCCGAAGTCCGGCGCGAGTCAGAGGATGCGATCAAGATGAAGGGGCCCGAGCTTTTCAAGATCGCCGTGAAGAGCATGGAAGAAGTTTGCCGCCAGGTGGCGGACCGCGCCGGCATCGAGCTCGATGACGTCAACCTGGTCGTGGGTCATCAGGCCAATCGCCGAATCATCAATGCAGTCGCCGAGCGCCTCGGAGTGGCAGTCGAGAAAGTCTTCATCAACGTGGACCGTTACGGTAACACCTCGGCCGCTTCGGTCCCGATCGCGCTCGATGAAGCGATCGAGCAGGGCCGGGTCCACGATGGCGATCTGGTGATGCTGAACGCGTGCGGCGGCGGCCTGACCTGGGGCGCAAATCTCCTGCGCTGGTAA
- a CDS encoding ArsA family ATPase, which yields MLTQLFERRLIVVLGKGGVGKSTTSAALATCAARQGIRTLLMETDSRAPVAGTLGVERSFKPVPVRAGFSTMVLEGGHALDEYLALVLPARAVLKAVFASRLYQFFVQAAPGLRELMMLGKVCYELSPKDHRARWDLVVVDAPASGQALSLLKMPTAARATFGASVVGQEAENIERTLHDRKLCAIVEVTTPETLAVSELLETQKALAAMDFPPAAIFLNRAATTDFSAGDVMQFARRAEATHGLRHLEQLTEAARAELARAAQTPRAHAKLARLSRASIMELPDLPGRNAETLVTHLASFFASRLNSGGVRHDAAKG from the coding sequence ATGCTCACCCAACTTTTCGAGCGGCGGTTGATCGTCGTGCTCGGCAAGGGCGGTGTCGGAAAGTCCACCACCAGTGCCGCACTGGCGACGTGCGCCGCGCGCCAGGGAATCCGGACGCTGCTGATGGAAACGGATTCGCGCGCACCGGTTGCCGGGACGCTGGGCGTGGAGCGCTCGTTTAAGCCCGTCCCGGTGCGCGCAGGATTCTCGACGATGGTCCTCGAAGGTGGTCATGCCCTCGACGAGTACCTGGCGTTGGTCCTGCCCGCGCGCGCGGTGCTCAAAGCGGTGTTTGCGAGCCGCCTTTATCAATTCTTCGTGCAGGCCGCGCCGGGGCTGCGTGAACTGATGATGCTGGGGAAGGTCTGCTACGAGCTCTCACCCAAAGATCACCGCGCGCGGTGGGACCTGGTAGTCGTTGACGCGCCCGCGAGCGGACAGGCGCTTAGCTTGCTCAAGATGCCGACCGCGGCGCGTGCAACCTTCGGCGCCAGCGTCGTCGGACAGGAAGCCGAAAATATTGAACGTACGCTCCACGATCGAAAGCTCTGCGCGATCGTAGAAGTGACCACTCCAGAAACGCTGGCAGTCTCGGAGCTGCTGGAGACGCAGAAGGCGCTGGCGGCGATGGATTTTCCGCCGGCGGCGATTTTTCTGAACCGAGCGGCAACTACTGACTTCAGCGCGGGCGACGTCATGCAGTTCGCACGCCGGGCCGAGGCGACCCACGGGCTCCGTCATCTCGAACAACTGACAGAAGCCGCGCGCGCAGAACTGGCGCGGGCAGCCCAGACTCCCAGAGCTCATGCGAAGCTCGCGCGCTTGTCACGCGCTTCGATTATGGAGCTTCCGGACTTGCCCGGTCGCAACGCAGAAACGCTGGTCACCCATCTTGCCTCGTTTTTCGCATCAAGGCTGAATAGCGGTGGAGTGCGGCACGACGCCGCCAAGGGATGA
- a CDS encoding DUF2939 domain-containing protein, with product MPRFIVRHITAILITLVVAWWAIFYLPQSPTWAVLWLRNAVQNRDGDAAVQYIDFQSVVQHAAKEVVAQNAGNNPLGSFVGQAAVQLLAGPLSQVAESWAKQKVNDGDPNLQIPAAAVAGSLVALHRQGDSAWTKFTDRKGQTWEIHLLRENGRWQITEVKDAKVLLQKLQEHEAKQLNPGP from the coding sequence ATGCCGCGTTTCATCGTAAGACATATTACCGCCATCCTAATCACGCTGGTGGTCGCGTGGTGGGCAATCTTCTACCTGCCTCAGAGTCCAACCTGGGCCGTTTTGTGGCTCAGGAATGCGGTGCAAAATCGCGATGGAGACGCCGCGGTCCAATACATCGATTTCCAGAGCGTGGTACAGCACGCCGCCAAGGAGGTGGTCGCTCAGAACGCGGGGAACAATCCTCTGGGCTCGTTCGTCGGACAGGCTGCAGTGCAGCTGCTGGCAGGACCGCTCTCCCAGGTCGCCGAATCCTGGGCAAAACAGAAAGTCAACGACGGCGATCCCAATCTGCAAATTCCCGCTGCCGCCGTCGCCGGGTCCCTTGTAGCGCTCCATCGCCAGGGCGATTCGGCATGGACCAAGTTCACCGATCGCAAGGGCCAGACCTGGGAAATTCACCTGCTGCGGGAAAATGGCCGCTGGCAAATCACCGAAGTCAAAGACGCGAAAGTGCTGCTCCAGAAGCTGCAAGAGCACGAAGCCAAGCAGCTGAACCCGGGGCCGTGA